From Alosa sapidissima isolate fAloSap1 chromosome 2, fAloSap1.pri, whole genome shotgun sequence, one genomic window encodes:
- the LOC121697755 gene encoding uncharacterized protein LOC121697755, translated as MGRTVPNVSLDFGPGRGYGQVPPGRDSPPALTTDGHPIGSPVHSVPRGRDSPRVLADAGSLGSTFSFDGSSLSSLFNSPLGSPAAPPHDETEQLTNGEMEADDGSPLGSTLSSPVHYVPPGRDSPPALTTDGHPIGSPVHSVPRGRDTPRVLADAGSLGSTFSFDGSSLSSLFNSPLGSPAAPPHDETEQLTNREMEALLTARSNVSKAEALLMLMSYIAKHNITGVQLTDQPIIWS; from the exons GTTCCTCCTGGCAGGGACTCTCCTCCTGCACTCACCACTGACGGACATCCCATTGGCTCTCCAGTCCACTCA GTTCCTCGAGGCAGGGACTCTCCTCGTGTACTCGCTGATGCCGGATCTCTCGGTTCTACTTTCAGCTTTGACGGCTCTTCTCTCAGCTCTCTTTTCAACTCTCCTCTCGGCTCTCCAGCAGCCCCTCCCCATGATGAAACTGAACAGCTGACAAACGGGGAAATGGAAGCCGACGATGGATCTCCTCTTGGCTCTACACTCAGCTCTCCAGTCCACTAT GTTCCTCCTGGCAGGGACTCTCCTCCTGCACTCACCACTGACGGACATCCCATTGGCTCTCCAGTCCACTCA GTTCCTCGAGGCAGGGACACTCCTCGTGTACTCGCTGATGCCGGATCTCTCGGCTCTACTTTCAGCTTTGACGGCTCTTCTCTCAGCTCTCTTTTCAACTCTCCTCTCGGCTCTCCAGCAGCCCCTCCCCATGATGAAACTGAACAGCTGACAAACAGGGAAATGGAAGCCTTGTTGACTGCCCGTAGTAATGTCTCGAAAGCTGAAGCTCTCCTCATGCTAATGAGTTACATTGCAAAACATAACATCACAGGTGTCCAGCTCACTGATCAACCAATTATTTGGTCATGA